A genomic region of Lycorma delicatula isolate Av1 chromosome 4, ASM4794821v1, whole genome shotgun sequence contains the following coding sequences:
- the LOC142324259 gene encoding protein giant-like isoform X3, whose amino-acid sequence MMGLMGTPQQPLDFTMATDCQTVLDLRKVKGENDHYNQESVIQTLDYQRTTSPNFSCYPTTTTILNHQHIHHYQNHLQHRESSEDGSERGSISPPSVSPPTSITSPFLVTSSIISGSINRNGKPTRPFKAYPKDPLSLPVVSTAEAILGHASNEAYAEFRRRMLSQVQAVTNNNSTNSKMKRSVSPNQQPTSCSDQEGKDAAYWERRRKNNEAAKRSRDARRAKEDEIAIRAAFLEQENIQLKYENATLRNEAAKLRCLLYNR is encoded by the coding sequence ATGATGGGGTTGATGGGAACACCACAGCAACCATTAGATTTTACAATGGCTACTGATTGTCAAACTGTATTAGATTTAAGAAAAGTTAAAGGTGAAAATGATCATTATAATCAAGAATCAGTTATACAAACTTTAGATTATCAAAGAACAACTTCACCAAATTTTTCATGTTATCCGACTActacaacaattttaaatcatCAACATATTCACCattatcaaaatcatcttcaaCATAGAGAATCATCGGAAGATGGTTCAGAAAGAGGTTCGATATCTCCTCCTTCTGTTTCACCTCCTACATCGATCACATCACCATTTTTAGTAACAAGTAGTATTATATCGGGCAGTATTAACAGAAACGGTAAACCAACTAGACCATTTAAAGCGTATCCAAAAGATCCGTTATCATTACCAGTTGTATCAACAGCAGAAGCCATATTAGGTCATGCATCGAATGAAGCATATGCTGAATTTCGTAGAAGAATGTTATCACAAGTACAAGCAGTTACTAATAACAATTCAACTAATTCAAAAATGAAACGCTCTGTTAGTCCAAATCAACAACCTACATCTTGCAGCGATCAGGAAGGTAAAGATGCTGCATATTgggaaagaagaagaaaaaataatgaagctgCGAAACGTTCAAGAGATGCAAGAAGAGCTAAAGAAGATGAAATTGCAATTAGAGCTGCTTTTCTTGAAcaagaaaatatacaattaaagtatgaaaatgcTACATTAAGAAATGAAGCTGCAAAATTAAGATGTCTGTTATACAAcagatga